The following coding sequences are from one Streptomyces venezuelae window:
- a CDS encoding AAA family ATPase gives MGRPITVRSRTSLYATSTGVTLPKVLSEALPEQAPAPAAESCGRLPAAVVRDLRQRAGHSPRRLTFADGDLVVVSGLPGGGKSTLMRQAVTGPRIDSQDTRDRWSRRMPRLLPYAVYRPLVRLAHYATLRRTLRSGASVVVHDCGTQAWVRRWLAREAARRGTALHLLMLDVPVDTALRGQHERGRGVSRYAFARHRRTVGRLVAATERGDLPRGCRSAVLLDREAAQVLRVIAFDR, from the coding sequence ATGGGGAGGCCGATCACGGTGCGCAGCAGGACCAGTCTCTACGCCACTTCCACGGGAGTGACGCTGCCCAAGGTGCTGTCCGAGGCGCTGCCCGAACAGGCCCCCGCCCCGGCCGCGGAGAGCTGCGGCCGGCTCCCCGCCGCCGTCGTCCGCGACCTGCGTCAGCGCGCAGGCCACAGTCCGCGCCGCCTCACGTTCGCCGACGGGGACCTGGTCGTCGTCTCCGGGCTGCCCGGCGGCGGAAAATCGACCCTCATGCGCCAGGCCGTCACCGGCCCGCGCATCGACTCACAGGACACCCGCGACCGCTGGTCCCGCCGCATGCCGCGCCTGCTGCCCTACGCGGTGTACCGCCCCCTGGTCCGCCTCGCGCACTACGCGACGCTGCGCCGCACCCTCCGCTCCGGGGCGAGCGTCGTCGTCCACGACTGCGGCACCCAGGCGTGGGTGCGCCGCTGGCTCGCCCGCGAGGCCGCCCGCCGCGGCACGGCCCTGCACCTCCTGATGCTCGACGTCCCCGTGGACACGGCGCTGCGCGGCCAGCACGAGCGTGGCCGCGGCGTCTCCCGGTACGCGTTCGCACGCCACCGCAGGACGGTCGGCCGGCTCGTCGCCGCCACCGAGCGCGGGGACCTGCCGCGCGGCTGCCGCTCCGCGGTGCTGCTCGACCGCGAGGCCGCGCAGGTCCTGCGGGTGATCGCCTTCGACCGGTGA
- a CDS encoding ABC transporter permease, whose translation MTAPLHDTPADADPTEDVAPAVDAGVKKVEGRSLKQIAWNRLKRDKVALAGGITVLLLVLVAIFAPLIVNLLGHDPNGFHQDELDELTGLPKGALGGVSGDFLFGVEPNKGRDVFSRIVYGARISLLVAFLAAIVAVALGTLFGIIAGYFGGWIDALISRVMDVLLSFPQLLFIISLVSVLPDDLLGLQGTSVRVAILVMVIGFFGWPYVGRIVRGQTLSLREREYVEAARSLGGGKRHILFRELLPNLVAPITVYATLMIPTNILTEAALSFLGAGVKPPTASWGGMLRDALKTYEHDPMFMVFPGVTIFITVLAFNLFGDGLRDALDPKGTR comes from the coding sequence ATGACGGCACCATTGCATGACACACCTGCGGACGCGGACCCGACCGAGGACGTCGCCCCCGCAGTTGATGCAGGGGTGAAAAAGGTCGAGGGTCGGTCCCTCAAGCAGATCGCCTGGAACCGCCTGAAGCGGGACAAGGTCGCCCTGGCCGGCGGCATCACCGTGCTGCTCCTGGTGCTGGTCGCCATCTTCGCGCCCCTGATCGTGAACCTGCTGGGCCACGACCCCAACGGATTCCACCAGGACGAGCTCGACGAGCTGACCGGCCTGCCCAAGGGCGCCCTCGGCGGCGTGAGCGGCGACTTCCTCTTCGGGGTCGAGCCCAACAAGGGCCGCGACGTCTTCAGCCGCATCGTCTACGGCGCGCGGATCTCACTCCTCGTGGCGTTCCTCGCGGCCATCGTGGCCGTGGCGCTCGGCACCCTCTTCGGGATCATCGCCGGTTACTTCGGCGGCTGGATCGACGCCCTGATCAGCCGCGTGATGGACGTACTGCTCTCCTTCCCGCAGCTGCTCTTCATCATCTCGCTGGTCTCCGTGCTCCCCGACGACCTGCTCGGCCTCCAGGGCACCAGCGTGCGCGTCGCGATCCTCGTCATGGTCATCGGCTTCTTCGGCTGGCCGTACGTCGGCCGCATCGTCCGCGGCCAGACGCTCTCGCTCCGTGAGCGCGAGTACGTGGAGGCGGCCCGCAGCCTCGGCGGCGGCAAGCGGCACATCCTGTTCCGCGAACTGCTGCCCAATCTGGTCGCCCCCATCACCGTCTACGCGACGCTGATGATCCCGACCAACATCCTCACGGAGGCGGCCCTCAGCTTCCTCGGCGCCGGCGTCAAGCCGCCGACGGCCTCGTGGGGCGGCATGCTGCGCGACGCGCTCAAGACGTACGAGCACGACCCGATGTTCATGGTCTTCCCGGGCGTCACCATCTTCATCACCGTCCTGGCCTTCAACCTCTTCGGCGACGGGCTGCGTGACGCGCTCGACCCGAAGGGGACGCGCTAG
- a CDS encoding ABC transporter permease: MLAYLIRRLIAVIIMVLVVLLATFTVFFMLPKWAGQDIAVLFAGKATGAEQIEGIRTKLGLDDPLLVQFWDFIKGIPMGRDYVNGSDVTHCPAPCFGYSFRTEAPVWETLKDALPVTGALAAGACVLWLAAGVATGVVSALKRGTFWDRSAMTIALGGVSLPVFFTGMIAMGIFVHQLGWVKIADSLSTDDSVDVWLQTLILPWIVLAFLNAAMYARLTRATMLEVLGEDYIRTARAKGLGEATVIRKHALRSAMTPILTVFGLDLGVLMGGAVLTESTFNLPGLGLEAVRAISSKDLPVILGVTLCAALAIAVANLVVDLLYAVIDPRVRLG; this comes from the coding sequence GTGCTTGCTTATCTCATCCGGCGCCTGATCGCCGTAATCATCATGGTGCTGGTCGTACTGCTCGCGACCTTCACCGTCTTCTTCATGCTGCCCAAGTGGGCGGGACAGGACATCGCCGTCCTCTTCGCCGGCAAGGCCACCGGAGCCGAGCAGATCGAAGGCATCCGGACCAAACTGGGACTCGACGACCCGCTGCTCGTCCAGTTCTGGGACTTCATCAAGGGCATCCCGATGGGGCGCGACTACGTCAACGGCAGTGACGTCACGCACTGTCCCGCGCCCTGCTTCGGCTACAGCTTCCGCACCGAGGCTCCCGTCTGGGAGACCCTGAAGGACGCGCTGCCCGTCACCGGCGCGCTCGCCGCCGGTGCCTGTGTCCTCTGGCTCGCCGCCGGTGTCGCCACCGGAGTCGTCTCCGCCCTCAAGCGGGGCACCTTCTGGGACCGCTCCGCGATGACCATCGCCCTCGGCGGTGTCTCGCTCCCCGTCTTCTTCACCGGCATGATCGCGATGGGCATCTTCGTCCACCAGCTCGGCTGGGTGAAGATCGCGGACAGCCTCAGCACCGACGACTCGGTCGACGTCTGGCTCCAGACGCTGATCCTGCCGTGGATCGTCCTCGCCTTCCTCAACGCGGCGATGTACGCCCGCCTCACCAGAGCGACCATGCTCGAAGTGCTCGGCGAGGACTACATCCGCACCGCCCGCGCCAAGGGCCTCGGCGAGGCCACCGTCATCCGCAAGCACGCCCTGCGCTCCGCGATGACCCCGATCCTCACCGTCTTCGGACTCGACCTCGGCGTGCTCATGGGCGGCGCCGTGCTCACCGAGTCCACGTTCAACCTGCCGGGGCTCGGCCTCGAAGCGGTCAGGGCCATCAGCAGCAAGGACCTGCCCGTCATTCTCGGCGTGACCCTGTGCGCGGCGCTCGCGATCGCCGTGGCCAACCTCGTCGTCGACCTTCTGTACGCCGTCATCGACCCGCGAGTGAGGCTGGGATGA
- a CDS encoding ABC transporter substrate-binding protein: protein MPTGSTKRRLTSGAALVVAALVTTTACGGGDGGDSDSKGAGYNAALNKIANPSKKKGGTLKMVGKQDLDSADPQRAYYGMTWDFMRFYTRQLVTYDTKPGKAGTKLVPDLATSTAKISDDGKTYTYKLRDGLTWEDGSKLTSKDVKYGIERTWATDTITGGPGYIRQTLDPKTKYKGPYKDKGGLDAIETPDDQTIIFKLPKRNGDFEQFLAMPTGSPVKESKDTKAKYTQRPFSSGPYKFETYKSNKKIVLVRNDKWKKSSDPIRAALPDKIDVTISANQEENDKKLMEGDFDLDLNGTGMTQSGRVSAVTDHRDNVDNMHTSFVRYVALVHNAKPFDNVHCRKAVFYATDFASIQQTRGGKVAAGDIANSTFPVAIPGYSKYDPYGVLKRKGKPDVAKAKDELKQCGKPSGFTTKLTARSNNPGEVDAAEALQQALDKVGIKVQVDALDGADTSSITGSPSVVKKRGYGMTMSGWGPDFPSGQGYAQPLFDSRFLNPTGNYNESQIKDKKVDALFDKAIAETDPAKAGEIYKELDKRILDQADWMPFLYEKNITWRGSRLTNAYMSDGYNGRYDYASLGVVK from the coding sequence ATGCCCACAGGTTCCACGAAACGACGGCTCACCAGCGGTGCGGCCCTCGTCGTCGCGGCGCTGGTGACCACCACGGCGTGCGGCGGCGGTGACGGTGGCGACAGCGACTCGAAGGGTGCCGGCTACAACGCGGCGCTGAACAAGATCGCCAACCCTTCCAAGAAGAAGGGAGGCACGCTGAAGATGGTCGGCAAGCAGGACCTGGACTCCGCCGACCCGCAGCGCGCCTACTACGGCATGACGTGGGACTTCATGCGCTTCTACACCCGGCAGCTGGTGACCTACGACACCAAGCCGGGCAAGGCGGGCACGAAGCTGGTCCCGGACCTCGCCACCTCCACGGCGAAGATCTCCGACGACGGCAAGACGTACACGTACAAGCTGCGTGACGGTCTGACCTGGGAGGACGGCTCCAAGCTGACCTCCAAGGACGTCAAGTACGGCATCGAGCGCACCTGGGCGACGGACACCATCACCGGTGGCCCCGGCTACATCCGTCAGACGCTCGACCCCAAGACGAAGTACAAGGGTCCCTACAAGGACAAGGGCGGCCTCGACGCGATCGAGACCCCCGACGACCAGACGATCATCTTCAAGCTGCCCAAGCGCAACGGTGACTTCGAGCAGTTCCTGGCCATGCCCACCGGTTCGCCGGTGAAGGAGTCCAAGGACACGAAGGCCAAGTACACGCAGCGGCCGTTCTCCTCGGGCCCGTACAAGTTCGAGACGTACAAGTCGAACAAGAAGATCGTTCTGGTCCGCAACGACAAGTGGAAGAAGTCCTCGGACCCGATCCGCGCCGCGCTGCCCGACAAGATCGACGTGACGATCTCCGCCAACCAGGAGGAGAACGACAAGAAGCTGATGGAAGGGGACTTCGACCTCGACCTCAACGGCACGGGCATGACCCAGTCCGGCCGTGTCAGCGCCGTCACGGACCACCGTGACAACGTCGACAACATGCACACGTCCTTCGTGCGCTACGTCGCGCTGGTCCACAATGCCAAGCCGTTCGACAACGTGCACTGCCGCAAGGCCGTGTTCTACGCGACCGACTTCGCGAGCATCCAGCAGACCCGCGGCGGCAAGGTCGCGGCCGGCGACATCGCCAACAGCACCTTCCCGGTGGCGATCCCCGGCTACAGCAAGTACGACCCGTACGGCGTGCTGAAGCGCAAGGGCAAGCCCGACGTCGCCAAGGCCAAGGACGAGCTGAAGCAGTGCGGCAAGCCGTCCGGCTTCACCACCAAGCTCACCGCCCGCAGCAACAACCCGGGTGAGGTCGACGCCGCCGAGGCGCTGCAGCAGGCCCTCGACAAGGTCGGCATCAAGGTCCAGGTCGACGCCCTCGACGGCGCCGACACCTCCAGCATCACCGGCTCGCCCTCCGTCGTGAAGAAGCGCGGCTACGGCATGACGATGAGCGGCTGGGGCCCGGACTTCCCGTCCGGTCAGGGCTACGCGCAGCCGCTGTTCGACAGCCGCTTCCTGAACCCGACCGGTAACTACAACGAGTCGCAGATCAAGGACAAGAAGGTCGACGCGCTCTTCGACAAGGCGATCGCGGAGACCGACCCGGCCAAGGCCGGCGAGATCTACAAGGAACTCGACAAGAGGATCCTCGACCAGGCCGACTGGATGCCCTTCCTCTACGAGAAGAACATCACCTGGCGCGGGTCGCGGCTGACCAACGCCTACATGTCGGACGGCTACAACGGCCGTTACGACTACGCCTCGCTCGGCGTCGTCAAGTAA
- the gcvH gene encoding glycine cleavage system protein GcvH has translation MSNPQQLRYSKEHEWLSATEDGVATVGITEHAANALGDVVFAQLPEVGDTVTAGESCGELESTKSVSDLYAPVTGEVVAANQDVVDDPSLVNSAPFEGGWLFKVRISGEPDDLMSADEYTAFTAG, from the coding sequence ATGAGCAACCCCCAGCAGCTTCGCTACAGCAAGGAGCACGAGTGGCTGTCGGCCACCGAGGACGGCGTGGCGACCGTCGGCATCACCGAGCACGCGGCCAACGCGCTCGGTGACGTCGTCTTCGCCCAGCTCCCCGAGGTCGGTGACACGGTGACCGCGGGCGAGTCCTGCGGCGAGCTGGAGTCGACCAAGTCGGTCAGCGACCTCTACGCCCCGGTGACCGGCGAGGTCGTCGCCGCCAACCAGGACGTCGTGGACGACCCGTCGCTGGTCAACTCCGCCCCGTTCGAGGGCGGTTGGCTGTTCAAGGTTCGTATCTCGGGCGAGCCGGACGACCTGATGTCCGCCGACGAGTACACCGCATTCACCGCCGGCTGA
- the glyA gene encoding serine hydroxymethyltransferase: protein MSLLNTPLHELDPDVAAAVDAEVHRQQSTLEMIASENFAPVAVMEAQGSVLTNKYAEGYPGRRYYGGCEHVDVAEQIAIDRVKDLFGAEYANVQPHSGASANQAALFAIAQPGDTILGLDLAHGGHLTHGMRLNFSGKQFNVVPYHVDEAGLVDMAEVERLAKENNPKVIIAGWSAYPRHLDFAEFRRIADEVGAYLWVDMAHFAGLVAAGLHPNPVPYADVVTSTTHKTLGGPRGGIILARSKEFAKKLNSAVFPGFQGGPLEHVIAAKAVSFKVAASDDFKERQQRTLDGARILAERLVQDDAKAVGVDVLSGGTDVHLVLVDLRNSELDGQQAEDRLHEVGITVNRNAVPNDPRPPMVTSGLRIGTPALATRGFGEEDFREVADIIAEALKPGFDAASLKTRVTALADKHPLYPGLK, encoded by the coding sequence ATGTCGCTTCTGAACACCCCCCTCCACGAGCTGGACCCGGACGTCGCCGCCGCCGTCGACGCCGAGGTCCACCGCCAGCAGTCGACCCTGGAAATGATCGCCTCGGAGAACTTCGCTCCGGTCGCGGTCATGGAGGCCCAGGGCTCGGTCCTGACCAACAAGTACGCCGAGGGCTACCCCGGCCGCCGCTACTACGGCGGCTGCGAGCACGTCGACGTCGCCGAGCAGATCGCGATCGACCGGGTCAAGGACCTGTTCGGCGCCGAGTACGCGAACGTGCAGCCGCACTCCGGCGCCTCCGCCAACCAGGCCGCCCTCTTCGCGATCGCCCAGCCCGGCGACACGATCCTCGGTCTCGACCTGGCGCACGGCGGGCACCTCACGCACGGCATGCGCCTGAACTTCTCCGGCAAGCAGTTCAACGTGGTCCCCTACCACGTCGACGAGGCCGGTCTGGTCGACATGGCCGAGGTCGAGCGCCTCGCCAAGGAGAACAACCCGAAGGTGATCATCGCGGGCTGGTCGGCCTACCCGCGCCACCTGGACTTCGCGGAGTTCCGCCGGATCGCCGACGAGGTCGGCGCGTACCTGTGGGTCGACATGGCGCACTTCGCCGGTCTCGTCGCCGCGGGCCTGCACCCGAACCCGGTGCCCTACGCGGACGTGGTGACCTCCACCACGCACAAGACGCTCGGCGGCCCGCGCGGCGGCATCATCCTGGCCCGCAGCAAGGAGTTCGCGAAGAAGCTGAACTCCGCGGTCTTCCCCGGCTTCCAGGGCGGCCCGCTGGAGCACGTCATCGCGGCCAAGGCCGTCTCCTTCAAGGTCGCCGCCTCCGACGACTTCAAGGAGCGCCAGCAGCGCACCCTGGACGGCGCCCGCATCCTGGCCGAGCGCCTGGTGCAGGACGACGCGAAGGCCGTCGGCGTCGACGTCCTGTCGGGCGGCACGGACGTGCACCTGGTCCTGGTGGACCTGCGCAACTCCGAGCTGGACGGCCAGCAGGCCGAGGACCGCCTCCACGAGGTCGGCATCACGGTCAACCGCAACGCCGTCCCGAACGACCCGCGCCCCCCGATGGTCACCTCGGGCCTGCGGATCGGTACGCCGGCGCTGGCCACGCGTGGCTTCGGCGAGGAGGACTTCCGCGAGGTCGCCGACATCATCGCCGAGGCCCTCAAGCCTGGCTTCGACGCGGCGTCCCTCAAGACCCGCGTGACCGCTCTGGCCGACAAGCACCCCCTGTACCCCGGCCTGAAGTAA
- a CDS encoding enhanced serine sensitivity protein SseB, with translation MDFPAQAHAHPYGGWPGNELEEVLAASLGAPASAGARIVEVLGRSHLWIPLPNGGGPDSGTLDLPTLEIEGQAYVPVFTSEQQFRQALGDAADRMGVTVAPAVEFARGLPPQLGIALNPDGTVGVPLPPPAVAELCRVGRTELDGPTTGGRVRLFEPDWQEDPVDFLAAAGREFEAAGVVLTARRCLAAVETDDPTLFVGVELSTWEGNARDLPMEALGRALGQVPVPWAVNLVLLDVAQDPVGDWLRAKVRPFYHRIAP, from the coding sequence ATGGACTTTCCGGCGCAGGCACATGCCCATCCGTACGGCGGATGGCCGGGCAACGAACTGGAGGAGGTCCTCGCGGCCTCCCTGGGCGCCCCCGCGTCGGCGGGCGCCCGCATCGTCGAGGTGCTCGGCCGCAGCCACCTGTGGATACCGCTGCCCAACGGCGGCGGCCCCGACAGCGGCACCCTGGACCTGCCGACCCTGGAGATCGAAGGACAGGCGTATGTTCCCGTCTTCACCTCCGAGCAGCAGTTCCGCCAGGCACTCGGCGACGCGGCGGACCGGATGGGCGTCACCGTGGCGCCCGCCGTGGAGTTCGCCCGCGGCCTGCCCCCGCAGCTGGGCATCGCCCTGAACCCCGACGGCACCGTCGGCGTCCCGCTGCCCCCGCCGGCCGTCGCCGAGCTCTGCAGGGTCGGCCGCACCGAGCTGGACGGCCCGACCACCGGCGGCCGGGTCCGCCTCTTCGAGCCGGACTGGCAGGAGGACCCCGTCGACTTCCTCGCCGCCGCGGGCCGGGAGTTCGAGGCGGCGGGCGTCGTGCTCACCGCGCGCCGCTGCCTGGCCGCCGTGGAGACGGACGACCCGACGCTCTTCGTCGGCGTGGAGCTGTCCACCTGGGAGGGCAACGCGCGCGACCTGCCGATGGAGGCACTCGGCCGGGCGCTCGGACAGGTGCCGGTCCCGTGGGCGGTCAACCTGGTCCTGCTCGACGTGGCACAGGACCCGGTCGGCGACTGGCTGCGCGCGAAGGTGCGGCCCTTCTACCACCGGATCGCGCCTTGA
- a CDS encoding L-serine ammonia-lyase produces the protein MAISVFDLFSIGIGPSSSHTVGPMRAARMFASRLKNEGLMAHTTAIRAELYGSLGATGHGHGTPKAVLLGLEGESPRTVNVESADDRVEEIKSGGRINLLGMHEIDFDFDEDLILHRRKALPYHANGMTIFAYDRDGALVLEKTYYSVGGGFVVDEDAVAGENPIVPDDTVLRHPFRTGDELLRLTEETGLSISALMLENEKAWRTEEEIRAGLLDIWGVMQSCVSRGMTREGILPGGLKVRRRAANSARQLRAEGEPQARAMEWITLYAMAVNEENAAGGRVVTAPTNGAAGIIPAVLHYYMNFVPGADEDGVVRFLLAAGAIGMLFKENASISGAEVGCQGEVGSACSMAAGALAEVMGGSPSKVENAAEIGMEHNLGLTCDPVGGLVQIPCIERNGMAAVKAVTAAKMAMRGDGSHKVSLDKVIKTMKETGADMSVKYKETARGGLAVNIIEC, from the coding sequence GTGGCCATCTCGGTCTTCGACCTGTTCTCGATCGGCATCGGCCCGTCCAGCTCCCACACGGTCGGTCCCATGCGCGCGGCCCGCATGTTCGCGAGCCGCCTCAAGAACGAGGGCCTGATGGCCCACACGACGGCGATACGGGCGGAGCTGTACGGCTCGCTCGGCGCGACCGGCCACGGGCACGGCACCCCCAAGGCCGTCCTGCTCGGCCTGGAGGGCGAGTCGCCCCGCACGGTGAACGTGGAGAGCGCCGACGACCGCGTCGAGGAGATCAAGAGCGGCGGACGCATCAACCTCCTCGGCATGCACGAGATCGACTTCGATTTCGACGAGGACCTGATCCTGCACCGCCGCAAGGCCCTGCCGTACCACGCCAACGGCATGACGATCTTCGCGTACGACCGTGACGGCGCCCTCGTCCTGGAGAAGACGTACTACTCCGTGGGCGGCGGTTTCGTGGTGGACGAAGACGCCGTGGCCGGGGAGAACCCGATCGTGCCGGACGACACCGTCCTGCGGCACCCCTTCCGCACCGGCGACGAGCTGCTCCGCCTCACGGAGGAGACGGGCCTGTCCATCTCCGCGCTGATGCTGGAGAACGAGAAGGCCTGGCGCACCGAGGAGGAGATCCGCGCGGGTCTGCTCGACATCTGGGGCGTCATGCAGTCCTGCGTCTCGCGCGGCATGACCCGCGAGGGCATCCTGCCGGGCGGCCTCAAGGTGCGCCGCCGCGCCGCGAACTCGGCCAGGCAGCTGCGCGCCGAGGGCGAGCCGCAGGCCCGCGCCATGGAGTGGATCACGCTCTACGCGATGGCGGTGAACGAGGAGAACGCCGCGGGCGGCCGTGTGGTCACCGCGCCCACGAACGGCGCGGCGGGCATCATCCCGGCCGTCCTGCACTACTACATGAACTTCGTGCCCGGCGCCGACGAGGACGGCGTGGTCCGCTTCCTGCTCGCGGCCGGCGCGATCGGCATGCTCTTCAAGGAGAACGCCTCGATCTCCGGCGCCGAGGTCGGCTGCCAGGGCGAGGTCGGCTCCGCCTGCTCGATGGCGGCGGGCGCGCTCGCCGAGGTCATGGGCGGCTCCCCGTCCAAGGTCGAGAACGCCGCGGAGATCGGCATGGAGCACAACCTGGGCCTGACCTGCGACCCGGTCGGCGGCCTCGTTCAGATCCCGTGCATCGAGCGCAACGGCATGGCGGCGGTCAAGGCCGTCACGGCCGCGAAGATGGCGATGCGCGGCGACGGCTCCCACAAGGTGTCCCTCGACAAGGTCATCAAGACGATGAAGGAG
- a CDS encoding enhanced serine sensitivity protein SseB C-terminal domain-containing protein has product MSASGTAAAGQQVEQLLRQVTPGRYDAYEALLRALAADQVWMLLWHGQAGSPDAQYGNMEVEGLGYAPCVTSAQELSASGWNRSYEVVRGTDIARTLYPDHYGIWLNPHAPGGGVGIPWLDLRRIATGLDALPAGPLRLTEPSIEIPQFYALLTQNAHRTPVVRSLRRAWVQPALGAPYLAIGLDVYDTSPPSVDAVRTMMRQSIPAVPEGLPVSTVAMSDDYDPVAMWLRANARPFYDREAQAAPAPAGGYGYPAQY; this is encoded by the coding sequence GTGAGTGCGTCGGGCACGGCCGCGGCCGGGCAGCAGGTCGAGCAGTTGCTGCGCCAGGTGACGCCGGGGCGTTACGACGCGTACGAGGCGCTGCTGCGCGCGCTCGCCGCCGACCAGGTGTGGATGCTGCTCTGGCACGGCCAGGCCGGCTCTCCCGACGCCCAGTACGGGAACATGGAAGTGGAAGGGCTCGGCTACGCACCGTGCGTGACCTCCGCCCAGGAGCTGTCCGCCAGTGGCTGGAACCGCAGCTACGAAGTGGTGCGGGGCACCGACATCGCCCGCACCCTCTACCCCGACCACTACGGCATCTGGCTCAACCCGCACGCACCCGGCGGCGGCGTCGGCATCCCCTGGCTGGACCTGCGCCGCATCGCCACGGGCCTGGACGCGCTCCCCGCGGGCCCGCTCCGGCTCACCGAGCCCAGCATCGAAATCCCCCAGTTCTACGCCCTGTTGACGCAGAACGCCCACCGCACCCCCGTGGTCCGCTCGCTGCGCCGCGCCTGGGTGCAGCCCGCCCTCGGGGCGCCCTATCTGGCCATCGGCCTCGACGTGTACGACACGTCGCCGCCGTCGGTCGACGCGGTCCGCACGATGATGCGCCAGTCCATCCCCGCGGTCCCCGAGGGCCTGCCCGTCTCGACGGTCGCGATGTCCGACGACTACGACCCGGTCGCGATGTGGCTGCGAGCCAATGCCAGGCCGTTCTACGACCGCGAAGCCCAGGCGGCCCCGGCGCCCGCGGGCGGTTACGGCTACCCCGCGCAGTACTGA
- the gcvT gene encoding glycine cleavage system aminomethyltransferase GcvT: MSTAPRLTALDAVHRSLGATMTDFAGWDMPLRYASERDEHNAVRTKAGLFDLSHMGEITVTGPAAADFLNFALVGNIGSIGVGRARYTMIVAEDGGILDDLIVYRLGAAEAPEYMVVANASNAQVVLDALTARADTFDVEVRDDRDAYALLAVQGPESPGILKSLTDADLDGLKYYAGLPGTVAGVSALIARTGYTGEDGFELFVSPGDAEKLWGALMEAGTPVGMVPAGLSCRDTLRLEAGMPLYGHELTAELTPFDAGLGRVVKFEKTSQSETFVGRAALTAAAERAETAPPRKLVGLIAEGRRVPRAGFSVVADGKVIGEVTSGAPSPTLGKPIAMAYVDAEHAAPGTEGVGVDIRGTHEPYEVVALPFYKRQK, encoded by the coding sequence ATGAGCACTGCCCCCCGTCTGACCGCCCTCGACGCCGTGCACCGGTCGCTGGGCGCCACCATGACCGACTTCGCGGGCTGGGACATGCCGCTGCGGTACGCCAGCGAGCGCGACGAGCACAACGCGGTGCGCACCAAGGCGGGTCTCTTCGACCTGTCGCACATGGGTGAGATCACCGTCACCGGGCCCGCCGCCGCGGACTTCCTGAACTTCGCGCTGGTCGGCAACATCGGCTCGATCGGTGTCGGCCGCGCCCGCTACACCATGATCGTCGCCGAGGACGGCGGCATCCTGGACGACCTGATCGTCTACCGCCTCGGCGCGGCGGAGGCCCCCGAATACATGGTCGTCGCCAACGCCTCGAACGCGCAGGTCGTCCTGGACGCGCTCACCGCCCGCGCCGACACCTTCGACGTCGAGGTCCGCGACGACCGCGACGCCTACGCGCTCCTCGCCGTCCAGGGCCCCGAGTCCCCCGGGATCCTGAAGTCCCTCACGGACGCGGACCTGGACGGCCTGAAGTACTACGCGGGCCTGCCCGGCACCGTCGCGGGCGTCTCCGCCCTGATCGCCCGCACGGGCTACACGGGCGAGGACGGTTTCGAGCTGTTCGTCTCCCCCGGTGACGCGGAGAAGCTGTGGGGCGCGCTGATGGAGGCGGGCACGCCCGTCGGCATGGTCCCGGCCGGGCTCTCCTGCCGCGACACGCTGCGCCTGGAGGCGGGCATGCCGCTGTACGGGCACGAGCTGACCGCGGAGCTGACGCCGTTCGACGCGGGTCTCGGCCGGGTCGTGAAGTTCGAGAAGACCTCGCAGTCGGAGACCTTCGTGGGCCGGGCGGCGCTCACCGCCGCCGCCGAGCGCGCCGAGACCGCCCCGCCGCGCAAGCTGGTCGGCCTGATCGCCGAGGGCCGCCGGGTCCCGCGTGCGGGCTTCTCGGTGGTCGCGGACGGCAAGGTCATCGGCGAGGTCACCTCCGGCGCCCCGTCCCCGACGCTGGGCAAGCCGATCGCGATGGCGTACGTCGACGCGGAGCACGCCGCTCCCGGCACGGAGGGCGTGGGCGTGGACATCCGCGGCACCCACGAGCCGTACGAGGTCGTGGCACTGCCGTTCTACAAGCGCCAGAAGTGA